A window of Mastomys coucha isolate ucsf_1 unplaced genomic scaffold, UCSF_Mcou_1 pScaffold1, whole genome shotgun sequence genomic DNA:
TGTGGGGACAAGGTTTCTTGAGGCAGGAGCAGGGAAGAGGCAAGACTAAGAGAAGGCACTGGGGACTGGGGACTGAGATGAGGACGTCCTGAAAGATTCGAGGCAGTGAGAGTTGTAAATCTGCTTGGTGCTTAGGAGTTGGTGGGTTGCTTTCATCCTAAATTGAGTCTCCAGACCTCAGCACCCATTTTGCAGATGGGGATACTAGGAAGGTCTGAGGGCCTCCCTGGTCTTTGTTTCCAAAGCCCCGCCCCCTCGCTCCCAGGTTTGCTGCGAGCAACTGCTGTGGAAGTGTGATAAGAGGGTTGTGCTTCCTAGCATCCCATCCCAGGAGAAAGGCTGAAGCATGCGCATGCGCACGCGGCAGGGAGCCTGGGATCCGCTAGAGGGTGTGGGGCTCTGTGCTACCTGCTCTGCGTAAAGTATTGTGCAGGTCACCTTGGGGGGGCTGAGCAATGGGTTTTCTTCTCAAGGCCATTGCCTTATGTACACACAATGCCCAGCCTCCAAACTAAAGCCTGAGCTGTGACTGGGCAAGACAACCATCAAGgtgcaggaggatggagaggttAGAGGATGCTCAGAATCGCGCAGCACGCCCTCAGCATCCTGTGGCTCTATCCCCGCTTATCCCCGTAGGCTAGACTTGCGGAGAGCACTCAGGGGAAATGGATCCATGGGCTGGGGCCCTTGGTGAGAGCATCTAGGTATGGGCTCGGGTCGTACCTTGAAGGACTAAAGATTTAGGAAAGGAGTAGAAGGgggttttatgtttattttcttttgggacaGAGCCTCACTATGGAGccaggaactcactttatagaccatactggcctcaagTCCACAGAGAccagccttcctctgcctcctgagtgatgaaattaaagatatgagccaccacaccacaGAGGAGTTTTCTAAAACAGGAAGGGCCATAAAGTACAGCAAAGCATGGGCCTTTTCAGAAAATGGTGGGAAATAGACCTTTTTGATATATATCCCCTTTTCCTCCTTTGTAGAGtgggaaaataaaacacaccCATCTGGTGGGATGGCTGGGGTCAACTAAACTAAGAGTGGAAATACTTGTAAGCCGTGATAATAAGACTGAGTCATTTCTGCCGGAGATTCCGCAGATATGTGTGAAATATGGGCAAAACAGGGAGGTGAGGGCACGGAGTGTCAAGAGGAAGGCTAGGGCTCACgctggagaagaaagagggctCTCTAGATGTCTGGGAAAGCCCTGGCTGCACCTTCCTCCAGCAGCAAAACCGTAGTCTTCACGCCTGTCTGGCCCCAGCAGCCCTGGgtaggatagacagacagagcgTGGACTGTCTCGTTTTTGGCATTTCTGAGTCATCTTCATCTCTATGAACCTTCAATGTCTCCGCCAGAAAGCAGGGAGCTAGCTGTCATGTGGTTTGTATGAGGGCGCGTGCCAGGCAGCTGGTCTGCCACCAGGAGCAGCTCAGCGGGCTGCTGTTCAAAATTAAATCTCTTGAATGAATTTCGTCTCCCAGTCAATAACTATTGGAGGATAACTGATGTGAGGTGAAGAGAGGCCCAGGATTCAGGCCCAAGACACATCAATCCCCAGGTGAGGCACACAGGCAATCTATAGACACTGGCCTATCTTAGTCAAGCTGGGTTTAGTGGGTACATACCACCCGGCTCTGTGATACCCCAGGGGGCACCAAGTCCTTGCAGCCTGCTGTGGGCATCTGCTGCCACCCACAGGCCATCTGTGGTACTGCCTCGTCCATCAATCAAAGGAGATAGCAAGAGACTGTATAGACTTATGTTTCTATCCAGGACAGTGAGGCACTGAGTAGGTGTTCAACACAGGATGATGATAAcgatggatggacagacggacagatGGATGAGCAAACTGCTTTATCTAACTAAAATAAGATCTGGGAATTACTTAGTACTAGCATAAGTGATTCCAAAAAAACCCGGGGCACAAAAAGTGATTCCTACTCGCATGGGAAAGGGTTAGTGTTAGTACCAAAAATCAAAGCAACATCTGGGCTCTGCTGGTGTTGGAATACTGCATGCctcctctgtttttcttcctctgcccTGGAGCAGAGTCCTGCTCAAGAAAATGCCTTCCGTCCGGGAAATCCTTGAGGAGCGGGGAGTGGACATGACCAGGCTCAGCGCTGAATGGGGCGAATTCACCAAGAGGCCTTCCTTTAGCAATGTCACCTCCCCCGTGGTCCTTACCAACTACCTGGATGTGAGTCCTGgctcttcttctatttcttttcccctctgggactagcaggacctcACTCCTTCCACACCATGTTTGACTGAGAGCCAAAGAGCACATGAGcactctttcctttttaaagctgAGAAGTTGGTGAGGAGGAGGGGTGGTTGTGATTGtttttgtagtttgtttgtttgatttggtttggttttgagacagggtctcggtGTGTGTAGCCCTGCcaagcctggaacttactatgcagaccagactgacctcgaactcacagagttctacccacctctgccacccggtgctgggattaaaggcatgtgacatcaTGCCCAGCTATTTTAACTTCTTTGATCAGGCTTCCACACCCCAGGGAGCCTCCTGTATCTCAGGACAGCAGAGGACAATCTCACATCTCAGCAAAATGAAAGCCAAGAGCCCAGAAGGGAACCAGGCAAGGCCCCCAAACCAGAGGCCCCTCTGAGCCCTAGGTCCCCACTTTCCttctgctccccccacccacagACCCAGTACTATGGTGAGATCGGCATCGGTACCCCACCCCAGAccttcaaagtcatctttgacaCGGGCTCAGCCAACCTCTGGGTGCCCTCCACCAAGTGCGGCCCCCTCTACACTGCTTGCGGTAAGAGTCAAGCCTTGTACCTCTCCCCCAGCTCTGCCTGTTGTACCTGTGAACTGCTTTCCCTCGGCTCCACGCCACTGatctgaggaagagagaggaagtgtCTCTCATCTTTCTGAATTGGCAACCAAGGTGAACGAGCTAGCTTTGGGAAAGGCCGGGACACCTGGAAGGCCATTTGCCATGATCCAAGGATTCAGACAGGAACAACGTTGTAAACCCATTCCAAGTCTTGAGGTTTTTCCAATGCCCTCATGCTAAGTACTTCTGTACCCAGAGTCCTCTTTGACTCTATATCAGTGTTAGCAAtggctttaaaattctttgtttgtaaCAAATGTCTCAGAAGCACAAGCACATaagacaaaaccaagaaacatCATTCTTGACCGGTATACATTTTTTCCTAAGCAGAAGACTCGGgaaactccacacacacacacacacacacactgtcttcaACCATACTATCCATGTCCATCACTTGTCCTGCCTCTGAGCCTTCTATGTAGGTCAAATACTCTTGTGCTGATGGGGGCCTGTGTCCCTCTGTAGGGATTCACAGCCTCTATGACTCCTCAGAGTCCTCCAGTTACATGGAGAATGGGACCGAATTCACCATCCACTACGGATCAGGGAAGGTCAAAGGTTTCCTCAGCCAGGACGTGGTAACTGTAAGTAGGATCACTCCTATTTACTCATGGGGCCCATGTGGTGCCGTACAGGTATACTCCAGCCCCACCTTGGAGCCTGGGAAGTTGAGTGCAGCCTCCTTGGCAGCTTCTAGCTGAAGTTCCGAAGGCCAATTGCAGTAGAGTAAACTGGCTGACACTGATGAACGAGGTTTTGCATCTAACTTGCATGTGGGCATGCCTAAACCCCAGTTTCCTTCCTAGTAACCGGCCTGACTTTGCTAGTTGACACTAGCCTTGGAGTATTGAGATTAGGGATCAGGGGTTTGTTTTCAGGGCAGTTTCAATTTCTTTCTGTCAGTATCTAAGCGTTTCCTGTACCCGGGGGGNNNNNNNNNNNNNNNNNNNNNNNNGGGGGCTGCGGCGGCAGCTCTCGGCCCTGCTGTGCCAGAGGTAGAGAAAGATGCGTATAGAGGTCCAGAGGAAAGCAGTGCAAGCCCTTCCCTCTCACCACGCCTGTGGGATCTTGGGGAGGGGTAGAAAGGGAGGACCTGGTTATGACAAGGAACTCCTCAGCCTTGGCTGGTGAGGCTAGCACAGAAGCGAGCCTCTGGGAGGGTGTGGGTCGCCTGTCTGGCAGGACGTCTTTCTCAGTCAcccccatctctctggcctccaagcaTAGAGGTGTTGACAGGGTATGTGCAGACCTGAGTGTTGTACAGGGCCTGTGCATCTCTGCTGCCCTGGTGTGAAAGCCAGAGCTGATCCCAGCCAAGGTTGGGCAGTAACCTCGGCCCCTTCTGGTTCTCCTCTCACAGGTGGGTGGAATCATTGTGACGCAGACCTTTGGAGAAGTCACCGAGCTGCCCCTGATACCTTTCATGCTGGCCAAGTTTGACGGGGTTCTGGGCATGGGCTTTCCTGCTCAGGCCGTCGACGGGGTCACCCCTGTCTTTGACCACATTCTCTCCCAGGGGGTGCTGAAGGAGGAAGTGTTTTCTGTCTACTACAGCAGGTGGGCCTTTGATGCCAAGGCCAGGGCAGGGAGGGGCGGAGAGCTGGGAGAAGGGCAAACGTCCAGTCCTGGATTTACATGCTTCTGATTAGGTGGTCCTCAATCCATATCTAGAACCACACTAGCCAGTTTAGAAAGAATGGAAGTCAAACATTCAGTCCTCAGGGACAGCCAGCTTCGTGCCTTTGTTTATCTGTTCTCTCATTGATCCGGTCAGTGCTCTGTTAACATGTGCTGTGGTAGGCTCCAGGGGTGCACAGTGAACAAGACAACCCCTGCCCTCCATCCTCACAGAGCTTACTGCCCAGCAGGGGAGATGAGAGAGACAACACAATGAGTGCCAGTCTGAAGCTGCAGATGGCTTTCAATTCTAGGCCAGGATTCTGGGCAGATCAGCCAGGCCTGGGGAAGCTGTGATCAGTGCCCCAGCAGGGCTGGGATCTGATGCCAGTGGCTGGGTTTAGAAAGATGCTCTGAGCTGAAGGTAAGATCATTGTGGGTAAGAATAGAGGCCAGAGGGTGGTGAGAGTGGAAGGGAGGGGTGGCTTAGAACAATCTCAGAGGAAGCAGGAATCTCTGGATCATGACTCCGGCAGACGTCTGTGCAGAGGGAGGCTTTGAGCAAATGACACCACTCGGAGGCTCCTGCAGTCCGTGGCCTTGGGACTGTGTTTCAAAGAGACCAGAAAAACAAAGTGGCTAAGAGTGGAAGTAGATGtcagaaaagggggggggggagattccACAAAATGTGGGCTGCTCTGGAAAATTCAACAGGGAAGGAGATGTGGGACAGGGTGTGGGGTGAGATCTGGAGAGAAGTGGAGAAAAGGAGGTGGGTGTTCTAAACACTAGAGGATGCTTGAGCAATGCTGTGGGTGGAAGGAGAGCCATGGGAAGACTGAAAATGTGGAGAGCACATGCATGGGGCTGAGAAGCAGGGGCCATGGAAAAGATCAGGATCCAGCAACACGTAGCAAGCAGGTCTGGTTAGCAGGggccctcttcccttccctcgggctgggaagaaggaagacctagaTAAGTCACTGACTCTTGCATAGAACCTGTGCACACCTACcccatgtacacatgtgcacaaacacatgtgtgttATGAATTCTAAGAAACTCCTTCATATATACATGAGTAGCTTAAAAACCAGCCCAAGGCAGCCTTGGGCTGAGGTAGCGTCATGCATGTGAAGTGGACAGCGAGGGCAGTCAGCTCTGGCTGGGAAGGAGAGCCCTCCCGCCATCAGGTGTCCACCAAGGTCTCAGCATTTGGTGACTCAGTTGCCTGGAGGGGGAAAATTAACCTCTATCCAACAAGGGTTGCTGAATCCTGCCTACAAAGAAGGTCTCCCCTCTGTGTCCCTCTCTGCCTCAGCAGAAATCTTAAGGAGGGTGGAGCCCCATGTGACCCCAAGCTCCAATACTTCCCAGACCCTTGCCCCAGAATCATAcccaccacccccacacactcCATTCATCAGGTCCAGCTCCACTAAACGTCTGCCTTCTCTCTAGAGTCTGTCCCACATGCCTGAGAAAGGCATGATTTGCCACTTGTCTGCATCTACCCAGTGTCCTTGAACTAGGTTTTCTGGGGGCAGATGGACAGCTCTAGAGATACTTCTGTTACATTTAGGGAGGATCCAGCAAGGGGAGATGCAATGGGGTCTGTGTGCCTCCTGGTGAGAGCTTACAGCCTTGCCATTTACCCAATAAGCCCTTCCTCTACCCCAAAACCCTCTGCCCTACCCCCGTGCCAGACTCACCTTTCCTCATCCCCGCATCCTGGCATCCTGCATCCCGAGTGTGTCTCTAACTTCCGCGCTGATCTTTCCTTTAGGGATTCCCACCTGCTGGGGGGCGAAGTGGTGCTGGGAGGCAGCGACCCGCAGCATTACCAAGGCAATTTTCACTATGTGAGCATCAGCAAGACTGGCTCCTGGCAGATCACAATGAAGGGGTCAGCAATAGTCGTAACCCTCCCAACCATCCAAACGGACGTCTCTGTGTGattggggtgggatggggatgcGGTGAGGGATGCCTTAAATCACAGCCACCATCTGCCTGCTCTATCCAGGAGGAGGGTATGAAGATTTGAGGGTGGCAAGGAGGGGACTCAGGGAAAAGAGGCGGAGTCTGGAGTCAATGTGTTGATGGGAAGGGACAGTCAGTATCTTTCCATAGTGCCTCAGCCCTCTTCCAGTTCACACCGGACCACTTGTGTGTTCTCCTATCCCTCCCTTAAACTGGGAAAGACACACAGGCTGGGAGAGTGGTTGCCTCGCCAGCTTCTACCTGCctgccttgtctgtctgtctgcctgcctgcctaacTGCATAGCCTTTGCAGGGTCTCTGTGGGGTCTTCTACCTTGCTGTGTGAGGAAGGCTGTGTGGTAGTGGTGGACACCGGTACATCCTATATCTCTGGCCCTACGAGCTCCCTGAAGTTGATCATGCAAGCCCTGGGAGCGAAGGAGAAGAGAACAAATGAAGTAAGAGATCCATGGggagagctgggtggtggcaaGGGGTGCCAGACAGTACTGGGTCGGAAACAAACCTTTGCCCTCCTCACTCCTCCCACTCCCTTGAATGTACGGCATGTCTCCCGTAGAAGGTGACCAGGGACTGTGCCCAGGACTCTCTGGCACAGGGCTCTCTAGTCTGCTTAGAGCCTTCCACACTGACATCAGCTGTCTCTACTCCCCCAGTATGTTGTGAACTGTAGCCAGGTGCCCGCCCTCCCTGACATCTCCTTCTACCTGGGAGGCAGGGCCTACACACTCAGCAGTATGGACTACGTGCTACAGGTGAGGCTGGGAGAAGGGTGGGCGGGAGCCACTGAAGGGGGGCAGGTGTAATGTACAGGTCACCTAGTAGAACACAGCTCGTGTCATCTGGAGAATGTTTAGCAACCCCGCTACCCAGGCCACATGCCACGCCTAGCAGATCAGGGCTTCCACAACAGACACCTGGGAATCGGAGTTTTAAAAAACTCCCCAGTAGATTCCATTATGGAGCTATGCTGTGACTCAGTGATAGCCCCCTCTCTCCATTATTGAGTGGCCCTCTTTCTAGCCGTCCGTCCTTTTCATGCTCCTGGGCTTAGAGAAGTTCAGTGACTTGTTTTGGGTCAGAAGCTAAGCGAGCCTGTGAGCAAAGGGTAGACACACCATTTGCCTGATACCTACTACACAGCACCTGCTCACCCCAGGAAGGCTGGGATTTAAGATTGGTGAAACGGCTCTGGGGGGATGTGGGAGAAAGGAGGCATACACTGAAGACAGTTGCTCCACTCTGGGGATGGGTAAGGGGTGTGTGGCGGCGGGCAGTAGAGCAAGCCTCCTGCTTCTTGCCAGTATCCCTACAGGAATGATGATCTGTGCATACTGGCTTTCCAAGGCCTGGACATCCCACCACCCACTGGGCCTGTCTGGGTCCTGGGTGCCACTTTCATCCGCAAGTTCTATACGGAGTTTGATCGGCATAACAATCGCATCGGATTCGCTTTGGCCCGCTAAGGCCCTCTGCCACCCAGTGACCCTAGTTTTAAGCCAAGCCAAAGCTGGTGCTTCTGGGGGCCATTTTGTCTGGCTTTGCCCCCAACATAGGGACACTGGACACAGAGCCCCTGATGAGTGCTTGCCCTTTGGCCTGAACTCACCCTTCCCTGCTTtaaggaaaaacagaataaaggcTTCAGGTTTACAACCTGTTTTGGATGGGTTCTTTTGAGTTTGGAGAAGGAGGGACAGCTGCATGGTCACATATGGAAAAGACTATGACAGACGAGGCCGGAGATATAGTTTtattagtaaagtgcttgctttgcaagtgtgagaacctggatttgatccccaaaaccaacatttaaaaaaaaaaaaaagaaaagccaggcatggtggcagattTTTTTAATCCTGGCAACCAGGGTGGTAGAGATATGTAGAGACAAGCAGACGCCTTAAGAATGATACCTAGGAATCATACCTTAGTTGGATACCTT
This region includes:
- the Ren gene encoding renin, with the protein product MSGRTMHLWAFLLLWGPCAFSLPTDTATFGRVLLKKMPSVREILEERGVDMTRLSAEWGEFTKRPSFSNVTSPVVLTNYLDTQYYGEIGIGTPPQTFKVIFDTGSANLWVPSTKCGPLYTACGIHSLYDSSESSSYMENGTEFTIHYGSGKVKGFLSQDVVTVGGIIVTQTFGEVTELPLIPFMLAKFDGVLGMGFPAQAVDGVTPVFDHILSQGVLKEEVFSVYYSRDSHLLGGEVVLGGSDPQHYQGNFHYVSISKTGSWQITMKGVSVGSSTLLCEEGCVVVVDTGTSYISGPTSSLKLIMQALGAKEKRTNEYVVNCSQVPALPDISFYLGGRAYTLSSMDYVLQYPYRNDDLCILAFQGLDIPPPTGPVWVLGATFIRKFYTEFDRHNNRIGFALAR